A part of Terriglobus roseus genomic DNA contains:
- a CDS encoding family 16 glycoside hydrolase, with amino-acid sequence MHFRATQGRPSYWSYVIEAVILVGCFISALHAQSIAIPTTPASFEIDAAQSGSSEKGAQFGDFLGRRAVFLPSGFLNVRGVSFRDGTFEFDMATKPDSFFLGVGFRVESEANMEVIYLRPGASDTVEAVQYTPRLNGDAVWQLLNSTHEKASAHIPKSEWFHIKIVVQGRSCKLFMNGSNDPTLEVTNLRREPNEGGIALWALGGGGYFSNLSYRRDPDPKPVSKLPRYERAGLLSDWELSPAYDTSEVAADKYPNLAGRWEKVYAEDPGFVLVNRYRTSPAMFPMPSRDEMLKGRVKGAKVVFARTDIRSAKAQDKILKIGYSDDIVVYLNGKQIFSGKNALSYRSNDSLGTFGLNDEAPIHLNAGANELLVAVTEYNGGWAFQCELSPAP; translated from the coding sequence ATGCATTTCAGAGCAACCCAAGGCCGACCAAGTTACTGGTCCTACGTCATCGAAGCCGTAATTTTAGTTGGATGTTTCATCTCTGCTTTACACGCTCAATCCATTGCAATCCCAACCACTCCGGCGAGCTTTGAGATTGATGCCGCACAGTCGGGATCGTCCGAGAAGGGTGCTCAGTTTGGAGATTTTCTTGGGCGTCGCGCAGTTTTTCTTCCCTCAGGATTTCTAAACGTCCGAGGAGTGTCGTTCCGCGATGGGACATTTGAGTTTGATATGGCGACCAAGCCGGACAGCTTCTTTCTTGGCGTGGGGTTCAGGGTCGAATCCGAAGCAAATATGGAGGTCATCTATTTGCGACCAGGAGCTTCTGACACGGTGGAGGCGGTGCAATATACGCCGCGACTTAATGGCGACGCGGTCTGGCAACTTCTCAACTCCACCCATGAAAAGGCCAGCGCACACATTCCGAAGAGTGAATGGTTCCATATCAAGATCGTTGTGCAGGGCCGATCCTGCAAACTTTTTATGAACGGAAGCAATGATCCGACGCTGGAAGTGACGAACCTGCGCAGGGAGCCCAATGAGGGCGGAATTGCTTTATGGGCGCTTGGTGGAGGTGGATATTTCAGCAATCTAAGCTATCGTCGTGATCCTGATCCAAAGCCCGTGTCCAAGTTGCCGCGCTATGAGCGTGCAGGTCTGTTGTCCGATTGGGAACTGTCGCCCGCATACGATACGAGCGAGGTTGCTGCGGACAAGTATCCGAATTTAGCCGGTCGATGGGAAAAGGTGTACGCGGAAGATCCCGGATTTGTTCTGGTCAATCGGTATCGAACCAGCCCGGCGATGTTTCCGATGCCGTCTCGTGACGAGATGCTGAAAGGGCGCGTGAAGGGAGCAAAGGTCGTGTTCGCACGTACTGATATCCGATCGGCGAAGGCGCAAGACAAGATACTCAAGATTGGCTATAGCGACGATATCGTTGTCTACCTGAACGGCAAGCAGATTTTTTCGGGCAAGAATGCTCTGTCCTATCGCAGCAATGACTCGCTTGGCACCTTTGGTCTTAATGACGAAGCACCGATCCATCTCAACGCGGGGGCGAATGAACTGCTCGTCGCAGTTACGGAATATAACGGCGGATGGGCATTCCAGTGCGAGCTCTCACCTGCTCCATAG
- a CDS encoding NAD(P)H-binding protein, protein MNLLLLGATGLVGKNVLAQALADPTVTSVVAPTRRALAPHPKLRNPVADSLGSFLSDGFPDGIDGVICALGTTIAKAGSKEAFREVDYQLPLSFAKSAREHDVGTFVLVTASTANANSSIFYSKTKGEVEREIERVGFPSLTIVRPGLIEGEREESRFMESVGLRLMSLLGPLVPKKMRINPAPVIAAACLGAFRDGKPGVHYCLAESMVGA, encoded by the coding sequence ATGAATCTGCTTTTGCTTGGTGCTACTGGTCTGGTGGGGAAAAACGTATTGGCGCAGGCACTTGCGGATCCGACTGTAACCAGCGTGGTGGCGCCAACGCGTCGTGCGTTGGCGCCGCATCCGAAGCTGAGAAACCCTGTCGCTGATTCATTGGGTTCATTTTTATCGGACGGGTTCCCAGATGGAATCGACGGCGTGATCTGTGCGTTAGGGACGACGATCGCGAAGGCCGGTTCGAAAGAGGCATTTCGAGAAGTGGACTACCAGTTGCCTTTATCGTTTGCGAAGTCTGCGCGTGAGCATGACGTAGGAACGTTTGTTCTGGTCACGGCGAGTACGGCGAATGCCAATTCTTCCATCTTTTATTCGAAGACGAAGGGCGAAGTGGAAAGAGAGATTGAGCGCGTGGGATTCCCATCGCTCACCATCGTTCGCCCTGGCCTGATCGAAGGTGAACGAGAGGAGTCACGCTTCATGGAAAGCGTGGGTCTGCGATTGATGAGTCTCCTGGGGCCGCTTGTTCCGAAGAAGATGCGGATCAATCCTGCTCCTGTGATCGCAGCGGCTTGTCTGGGTGCATTTCGCGATGGCAAACCGGGAGTTCATTACTGTCTTGCTGAAAGTATGGTCGGAGCCTGA
- a CDS encoding TlpA family protein disulfide reductase, whose amino-acid sequence MKRAWKWIGGTFIVLCVLVALAGFLLFHVVRRNVESRSPGLIAVSLPAPDLAFQTFDGHERHLSDYKGKVIFLDLWGTWCIQCVAEMPTVQALYDRYKNDPEVVFLIVSRLDTPQRVEHYARLGHYSLPFFVTRDEDIPPSMYFHQYPATFLYSKDGRIAAQHAGGADWNDPSVSAFIDGLKSRAK is encoded by the coding sequence ATGAAACGAGCGTGGAAGTGGATCGGCGGAACTTTTATCGTTTTGTGCGTTCTCGTGGCTCTCGCGGGGTTCCTGCTCTTTCACGTCGTCCGAAGAAACGTTGAATCGCGGTCGCCTGGGCTCATCGCTGTATCACTGCCAGCGCCGGACCTCGCGTTCCAAACATTCGATGGGCACGAGCGGCACCTCAGCGACTACAAAGGAAAGGTGATCTTTCTCGATCTCTGGGGAACATGGTGCATACAGTGTGTAGCAGAAATGCCCACGGTGCAGGCACTCTACGACCGATACAAGAATGATCCAGAGGTAGTCTTTCTAATCGTCTCCCGGTTGGATACGCCACAACGCGTGGAACACTATGCGCGACTCGGCCACTACTCCTTGCCGTTCTTCGTAACGCGAGATGAAGACATTCCGCCGTCAATGTACTTTCACCAATACCCGGCAACATTTCTCTATTCGAAAGACGGCAGAATTGCCGCCCAGCATGCAGGGGGAGCTGATTGGAACGATCCAAGTGTTTCCGCTTTCATTGATGGACTGAAGAGCCGCGCAAAGTAG
- a CDS encoding DUF4159 domain-containing protein encodes MRLKLALALVLPAVLITALWAQRAFRQYPSVEYGLSIPLPPDWNVPAEFVWARLMYAGGPLDGYQRTGRFTGPWQEGLSLWTQDYPRADRLLAATLRRLTRIDVRSVEQSVNPDDGDEIYNWPFIYAVEVGEWQLTQAQANKLRDYLLRGGFFMADGCHGAEERAFFEKTMKMVFPERQLVDIPNDDPIFHTVFNLDDRMQIVGAEHLREGHKKDGYVARWMGIYDDKGRLMVAADLNSDMGDSWEYLDDPRYPVDYSIMGAKIATNYVTYAMTH; translated from the coding sequence ATGCGGTTGAAACTGGCTCTCGCGCTTGTCCTGCCGGCTGTTTTGATCACCGCTTTGTGGGCGCAGCGGGCGTTTCGGCAATATCCGTCTGTCGAGTATGGCTTGAGTATTCCTCTGCCGCCGGATTGGAATGTGCCCGCTGAATTTGTGTGGGCGCGGTTGATGTATGCCGGGGGGCCGCTGGACGGGTATCAGCGGACGGGACGGTTTACCGGGCCGTGGCAGGAGGGTCTTTCGCTGTGGACGCAGGATTATCCACGCGCGGACCGCTTGCTTGCTGCCACGCTGCGGCGGCTGACACGGATCGATGTGCGGTCGGTGGAGCAGTCGGTGAACCCGGACGATGGCGACGAGATTTACAACTGGCCGTTCATTTATGCGGTGGAAGTTGGTGAGTGGCAGTTGACCCAGGCGCAGGCTAATAAGCTGCGTGATTACCTCCTTCGCGGCGGATTCTTCATGGCTGACGGCTGCCATGGTGCAGAAGAGCGGGCCTTCTTCGAGAAGACGATGAAGATGGTGTTTCCTGAGCGGCAGCTCGTGGATATTCCGAATGATGACCCCATCTTTCATACCGTGTTCAACCTGGACGACCGGATGCAGATTGTGGGTGCGGAACATCTGCGGGAGGGGCACAAGAAGGATGGCTATGTGGCACGGTGGATGGGGATTTACGACGACAAAGGACGGCTGATGGTGGCGGCCGATCTGAACTCGGATATGGGTGATTCGTGGGAGTATCTGGATGATCCGCGGTATCCGGTGGATTACTCGATCATGGGCGCCAAGATCGCGACGAATTATGTGACGTATGCGATGACGCACTAG